The Saprospiraceae bacterium genome includes a window with the following:
- a CDS encoding DUF4350 domain-containing protein — protein MKISEMDKGLKILIALLLSAIVLLFIIQHNASEQIDWSPNFKTSSKSPLGLYILDREMENLFPYTNIERWHKSFYEYYDGYEDDTYIDQSIIIINHSFYVDKASADKLFNFVQAGNHVFISAWDIDPVILDTLRLEIMDYSDSDSIELSILSEKVPQDINEKIKIFKGACFDVDSTETFNILGQACTEAEGYSKNYIQVPFGKGTFLLHLEPAIFTNYGLLKENYFKHTEAIFSFLSQKNIIWLLQGQSDGDVSTSPLRFIRSKPMLNMAWNLLIWGLILFMIFNAKRKQRIIPEIVPPVNSTTDFVKTISNLYAQEGSTRELMDKMIIYTLERIRSAWMVPTDKLDKEFERKLTIKSGKAKKDIEKLVFLITKHQDTDYICSPDDLIRLNRAIEKIF, from the coding sequence ATGAAGATTTCTGAGATGGATAAAGGACTGAAGATACTGATCGCTTTATTGCTGAGTGCCATTGTGTTGCTTTTTATCATTCAACATAATGCTTCCGAACAAATAGACTGGAGTCCAAATTTTAAGACATCCTCCAAAAGTCCGTTAGGCTTATACATTCTGGATCGTGAAATGGAAAATCTTTTTCCCTATACAAACATCGAGAGATGGCACAAATCATTTTACGAATATTACGATGGATATGAAGATGACACTTACATTGATCAGAGTATTATCATCATTAACCACTCATTTTATGTGGACAAAGCATCTGCGGATAAGTTGTTTAATTTTGTCCAGGCAGGTAATCATGTATTTATTTCAGCCTGGGACATTGATCCCGTTATACTCGACACCTTGAGATTGGAAATAATGGATTATTCGGATTCGGATTCCATCGAACTGAGTATCCTTTCTGAAAAAGTGCCGCAGGATATAAATGAAAAAATTAAAATATTCAAAGGAGCTTGTTTTGATGTGGACTCCACGGAAACGTTTAATATACTTGGGCAAGCGTGTACGGAAGCAGAAGGTTATTCTAAAAATTATATTCAGGTGCCTTTTGGTAAAGGAACATTTTTGCTCCATCTTGAACCGGCCATTTTTACAAATTATGGATTGTTGAAAGAAAACTATTTCAAACATACAGAGGCCATTTTTTCATTTCTGTCGCAAAAAAATATAATCTGGCTTTTGCAGGGGCAAAGTGATGGAGATGTTTCAACTTCACCCCTTCGGTTCATCCGGTCAAAACCTATGCTGAATATGGCCTGGAATCTTTTGATCTGGGGGCTGATCCTGTTTATGATTTTTAATGCAAAAAGAAAACAACGCATCATCCCTGAAATCGTACCTCCGGTCAATAGCACGACTGATTTTGTCAAAACCATCAGCAACCTGTATGCACAGGAAGGCAGCACACGGGAGTTGATGGACAAAATGATCATTTATACATTGGAAAGAATCAGGTCTGCGTGGATGGTGCCGACGGACAAACTGGACAAAGAATTCGAACGAAAGCTGACCATCAAAAGCGGAAAAGCAAAAAAAGATATAGAAAAACTGGTATTTCTCATCACCAAACATCAGGACACCGACTATATTTGCAGCCCTGATGACCTGATACGTTTAAACAGAGCAATTGAAAAAATATTTTGA
- a CDS encoding MoxR family ATPase encodes MEDTNLNEPLHFENRLDISPLYEQMQKVRNEIGKVIVGQTQTIDKLLVSILANGHVLLEGVPGVAKTITAKLLAKTMNVGFSRIQFTPDLMPSDILGTSIFDSRSSGFTFKKGPVFSNLILIDEINRAPAKTQAALFEVMEERQITMDGTTYEMSSPFLVIATQNPIEHEGTYRLPEAQLDRFLFKIEIDYPTQSEEVEILSREHLLAGASKIDVISSFLDGPVLSEYQQTVRKVIAEPRLLEYITAIVCNTRENPLLYLGASPRASIAILIGAKAFAALRGRDFVTPEDIRDAAIPALIHRVIVAPEREMEGLTAKQIIRQIMESIEIPR; translated from the coding sequence ATGGAAGACACAAATCTCAATGAACCGCTACACTTCGAAAACAGACTGGATATAAGTCCGCTTTACGAACAAATGCAAAAGGTCAGAAATGAAATCGGCAAAGTCATTGTTGGTCAGACACAGACCATTGATAAACTCTTAGTCAGCATTCTTGCCAACGGGCATGTGCTGCTGGAAGGTGTCCCGGGCGTAGCTAAAACTATTACTGCAAAATTATTGGCCAAAACAATGAATGTAGGTTTCAGCCGAATCCAGTTTACACCAGATCTGATGCCTTCTGATATTCTGGGTACTTCCATTTTTGATAGTAGGTCTTCCGGTTTTACATTCAAAAAAGGACCGGTATTTTCAAATCTAATTCTGATAGATGAGATAAACAGAGCTCCAGCCAAGACACAGGCAGCACTTTTTGAAGTGATGGAAGAACGGCAGATAACGATGGATGGTACCACATACGAAATGTCTTCTCCATTTCTGGTAATTGCTACCCAAAATCCCATCGAACATGAAGGCACATACAGACTTCCCGAAGCACAGCTTGACCGCTTTTTGTTTAAAATAGAAATAGATTATCCCACACAGTCGGAAGAAGTGGAAATCTTATCGAGAGAACATCTACTTGCCGGGGCATCCAAGATAGATGTAATTTCTTCTTTTCTGGATGGACCTGTTTTATCGGAATATCAACAGACAGTGAGAAAGGTAATAGCAGAGCCCCGATTACTGGAATACATAACCGCCATCGTGTGTAATACCCGCGAGAATCCATTGTTGTATCTCGGGGCATCACCCAGAGCATCCATCGCTATTCTGATCGGAGCCAAAGCTTTTGCAGCATTAAGAGGTCGGGACTTTGTGACACCGGAAGATATCCGGGATGCCGCCATTCCGGCTTTAATACACAGAGTCATCGTAGCACCTGAAAGAGAAATGGAAGGATTGACAGCAAAACAGATTATCCGACAAATTATGGAATCCATCGAAATCCCAAGATAA
- a CDS encoding DUF58 domain-containing protein, translated as MYKLRSVFKNLYIERLFFQIGIGLIVLFVTAFFIPFFTMPAYILLFVFAAIFIIDVFILFLYKNAITASRKLPEKLSNGDENEISVKLRNLYPFDIYYEIIDELPAQFQLRTFCLSGLLKKNSETTMPYILTPYQRGVYEFGNLHVYVRSPIRMIARRYSYENGNTVKVYPSFIQLKKYDLMAISDRLMLYGVKKVRRLGHTMEFEKINEYVAGDDVRTINWKATAKSSRLMVNQYQDEKSQSVYCIMDKGRLMKMPFNGLTLLDHAINACLVLSGVILRKQDKVGMMTISKRVDNVVGASSRSGQMQKILESLYHIQTNFSETDFGRLYGFMKKNVSQRSLVLLFTNFETMDSLRRQLRFLQAIAKNHLLVIVFFENTELNKMIRANANSEQEIIDKVMAEKFAFEKKLIVRELQKHGIRSLLTKPENLTIDAINQYISLKAGGLI; from the coding sequence ATGTATAAGTTGAGATCCGTTTTTAAAAATCTGTATATAGAAAGACTGTTTTTTCAGATCGGTATCGGGCTGATCGTACTATTTGTGACGGCCTTTTTTATACCCTTTTTTACGATGCCGGCTTATATTTTGCTTTTTGTTTTCGCAGCAATCTTCATTATCGATGTTTTTATACTTTTTTTATATAAAAATGCAATTACCGCATCCAGAAAACTCCCGGAAAAACTTTCCAACGGGGATGAAAACGAGATATCGGTAAAACTAAGAAATTTGTATCCATTTGATATTTACTATGAAATAATAGATGAATTACCTGCTCAGTTTCAGTTGCGAACATTCTGTTTGTCCGGCTTACTGAAAAAAAATTCAGAAACCACAATGCCATACATCTTGACACCATATCAACGCGGTGTTTATGAATTTGGCAATCTGCATGTGTATGTGCGATCTCCGATCAGAATGATTGCAAGACGGTATAGTTATGAAAATGGAAATACCGTGAAAGTATATCCATCCTTTATCCAGCTCAAAAAGTACGATTTGATGGCTATTTCTGACAGATTGATGCTGTACGGTGTCAAAAAAGTAAGGAGGTTGGGACATACGATGGAGTTTGAAAAAATAAATGAATACGTTGCAGGTGATGATGTTCGCACCATCAACTGGAAAGCAACTGCCAAGTCGTCGAGATTAATGGTGAATCAATATCAGGATGAAAAATCACAGTCCGTGTATTGTATTATGGATAAAGGCCGGCTGATGAAAATGCCGTTTAACGGACTCACGCTGCTGGATCATGCGATCAATGCATGTCTCGTACTTTCCGGAGTGATCTTACGAAAGCAGGATAAAGTAGGTATGATGACGATTTCCAAAAGAGTGGACAATGTGGTAGGTGCGTCATCCAGATCCGGGCAAATGCAAAAAATATTAGAGTCGCTTTATCACATTCAGACGAATTTTTCAGAGACAGATTTTGGCAGATTGTATGGATTTATGAAAAAGAATGTATCCCAAAGGAGTCTGGTATTGCTGTTTACCAATTTTGAAACGATGGATAGTCTCAGAAGGCAACTTCGATTCCTGCAGGCCATTGCCAAAAACCACTTATTGGTCATTGTTTTTTTTGAAAATACAGAGTTAAATAAAATGATCCGGGCAAATGCCAATAGTGAACAGGAAATTATCGATAAAGTGATGGCTGAAAAATTTGCTTTTGAAAAAAAACTGATTGTCCGCGAACTTCAGAAACACGGCATCAGAAGTTTACTAACCAAGCCCGAAAATCTGACCATCGATGCCATCAACCAATATATCTCTCTAAAAGCCGGAGGGTTGATCTGA